AAAGGTAGGTAGAATTTTAGTAATTCTATCGGGATTTCTAAGATATTTATACAACCATCTTCCCTAATGAACGGGACTCTAAAGTGGTGACCAGTTTTTCTATGGTCGTTTGGTTTTATGTAGTCTAGGATCAAAGGAATGAAATAAACAGCATTGTGAGACAGTTCAGCTATGAATATCTCCGCAGGGTTCATGAAAACCTCCCGCGGAGAGTCTCATTAACTTTTGTAGAGTCGCAGTAACTTTTGTAGAGTCTCAGGAAATAATGTATTCTACATCCGCCGCCGATTAAACTTACATCACTCGAGCCTGAGTGCGGTGCTCTAAATGGCCTGGTTGTTATAATTGGGTTATCGTTATTCAAAAACCCACAAACGCTGTATATTTTTGTCGTTGTTAGAATCTCATCTTCGCTCATCTCTGGAAGAATTGTCGGAATTCTTTTAGCTATCATGCTCTTTCCCACACCCGGTGTGCCTATCATTAAGACATTGTGAAAACCAGCTGCTGCAATAGTAATAGCCCTTTTTACTTTGAATTGACCTTTAACATCTGCAAAATCCAAATCGTAATCACCTTTAGCTTTTACAAGCTCAATATTTAAACTGCTCTTGTTTTTCTTTACCTTACCAAGCAAAAATCCTAACACTTCTGAAAATGTATCAAATCCGTAAGTCTCAACACCACTTAAAGCTGCTTCCTTCTCATTCTCTTTGCTTACAATAAGTTTCAATCCCTTCTCTTTTGCTAAAACGCCCATAGGAAAAATACCTTTAACAGGCCTTAGAATGCCGTTTAGAGATAACTCAGCAGCAAACAAGAATCCTTCGGTATCTATCTTTAAATTCTCAGATATGCTTGCAAGCCCTAACGCTATAGGTAAATCCACAGCCGAAGTCTCCTTTTTTAAATCAGCTGGTGCAAGGTTTATCGTTATCTTTTTTGGCGGCAGTTCTATACCACTGTTCTTTAGCACATGTATAGCCCTATCCTTACTCTCTTTGGCTGCTCCTGATGCAAGCCCTATTATGTTAAGAGATGGTAAACCCTTAGCCGCATCTATCTCAATTGATATAGGTATGGCATCTATGCCTTCTATTACTGCACTTTTTAAACTTATGAACATTATTTAACTTCTATCTTAACTTCGGGTGAAGGTTCACTCTCCTGACCATACTTATCAACACTTTTTACATAATAATAGTAAGTCGTGTTAGGCGAGACGGTGTTGTCTGTGTAGTAGGTATTCGTTGTCTCTGCTATCTTTTGGGTAAAGATAAGAAAATGTCTTCTAAACACTTCATACTTAACCGTATCATTTGAACCTTTATCCCAATTAAGAACAACAGATTTACCAACCTGTTTTACAGATATACCCGTTGGTGGCAAAGGTAATGGTTTTGTCATAAAGCCATAAATTTTTGATGGCTTACTTTCAAGACCATCTTTATCAACACTCGTTATGTAATAGTAATACTTTTTGCCTGGTTTTAGCCCAGAATCAACAAAAGACAAATCCTTAGATGGAACTTCTCCCACCATAGAGAATGTATCATAATTGTCGGTTGTGCTTCTATAGATGCGATACTTTACAACATCGGCCGTTGGACTTGGCCACCAGAAAATCTTCAGTTTTCCAGCACCGGCTATTGTAGCTGTTAAATTTGAAGGTGGCAATGGCTTAAACTTTGTTGTTGCTTTTGCTATTGCAAGAAGTTCACCCTCAACACCTTTATAATTAACGCTTGCCACAGAGTAATAATAAGTTTTTCCATCCTTTAAGCCCTTATCAATATAAAGTGTGTTAACATAACCATTTACCCTTCCTATCTTCTTGTAAGGCCCATCTTTCTTAGTGCTTCTGTAGATATTGTATGCTACAACTGTATTATCCTTGGGCGGCTGCCATCTTATTGCAACCATTCTCGGCAAACCGCTTGTTGCCTGAATCTGAGTCGGAGACTTAGGAGGAGGAAGCGTAGTAGCCGCAACAATTCTTGATGAAGGACCTATACCCTTATCCGAATAAACAACGATTTTGTAAAAGTATGTGGTGTTGTCTTCAAGGTGCTTTAAAAATCCACCGTCATCAACATAGTTTGTCTTTAGTCTCCCATCTATCTTGGCTATTCTCTCAAACGGACCTGTCTCTGATGGTGCCCTGTAAATTAGGTATCCTTTAACCCTTGAGTCCATAACAGGCTGCCAGCTTAGACCAACGCTCCTTATACCACTTTTTGCTGTTATACCTTTAACAACAGGCAAATCCGTTATAACCGTAGGCTGCCTATTTAATGTAGCACAACTTGTTAGCAATAAAACCGAAACCATCAACAGAAACAATCTTTTCATGATTTACCCCCACCTATTACTTTTTTCATATCTTCGGGCAGTTTAGAGTAAAAACTCATAATCCTTTCATCAAAAGGGTGCTTAAACTTCAACATAAACGCATGCAAAGCCTGTCTATCTATCAATCTACTTCTTTTGCCATAAACTGCATCACCCAAAAGCGGACAACCAATAGCTTTCATATGCACCCTTATCTGATGAGTTCTGCCTGTTTCTAATTTAAACATAACAACATCCATATTTTCAAGTTTTTTCAAAACCTTATAATGCGTTATAGCTGGTTTGCCATTTTCAGATACACTAAAAATCTTTCTATTCGTTCTATGTCTTGCTATTGCCTTCTCTATTTTTCCTGAAGCAGCTTTCATATTACACGCCGTTATGCCGATATACCTTCTATCTATGGAGTGAACAAAAAACTGATTGGCAAGATGAAAATGAGCCTTGTCGTTTTTTGCAAGAACGATGATGCCGCTTGTATCTTTATCAATTCTATGAACCACGCCAGGTCTTAAAGGTGCACCAATATTGGAGAGTTTTATATCCCTAAAGAGCAGAGCTGAAACAACACTAATCTTCTCTTCTGCTGCACCTGGATGCACAACAATACCTGCAGGCTTATCAACCACAACTATCCACTCATCTTCGTAAATTATCCTTATCGGTGCATCTTCGGGAGTTATCTTTAACTCTTTTGGTGGTGGAATTGTGATTTTTAAGCAGTCGTCTTTTTTGAGTTTATAGCTCTTTTCTGGAGTCTTATCACATACCCTAATCAACCCTTCTTTTATATACTGCTGAATCTGGTTTCTCGGTATGTCAAGGATTTCTGAGATAACCTTATCTATCCTTTTGCCTATGTATATATCTTCAATTGAATGGATTTCGATATCACTGGATTGCATCTTCATAAAGCTGCTGAATTGTGGGTTGGTTGTTTTGTAAATCTTCTGGATTCTCAGGTGGTCTTGAGAGCATCTGAATAATTTGCGGAGTTATACCCTTTGGTATTGGGAAAGTTTCGACTGGTTTATCACTCAAAGCAGCAGACATAAACTTTATCCAGATAGGTAGTGCTGCCCTTGCACCGGTTGCACCCTTAAATATCATTCTGTTATCGTCATAACCTACCCACACACCACAGACCAATGAAGGAGAATAGCCTATAAACCATGCATCTCTGTAATTGCTCGTCGTTCCTGTTTTACCTGCAAGTGGTCTTTTTATTACCCTTGCAGCCCTGCCCGTTCCATACAGAATAACATTCTTAAGCATGCCCGTTAAGATATAGCCATCTGTTGTATCAAACACCCGTTTGAGTATAGGTTTTGCCTGATAAATCACATGTCCATACTTGTCCACTATTTTCGTTATAAAAATGGGTTTGGGCAGTAGTCCATAGTTGTCAAAGGCAGCGTATGCCCTAACCATCTCAATAGGCTTAACACTTAGCGAACCAAGAGCTATTGATAGGTTGTAAGGTATCTTCTCTTTTATGCCAAGCTGATGAGCCATTCTTATGACATTTCCTATGCCAACAGCATTTAAAAGGTTTATCGTTGCAACATTTACAGAATGGACAAGTGCATACATAAGTGTAACTGTTCCATGAAACACCCTTTCATAATTCTGTGGGCGCCACTCCTTCCCGTCAAATCTAAACACAATAGGCCTGTCTGCTATTGTATCATCCGGCAGATAACCTTCCGTCAAAGCGGTTAGATAGATGATGGGCTTAAAAGAGCTGCCGGGTTGTCTTTCTGCTTGAAGAGCTCTGTTAAACTGGCTTTTTGAATAGTCGAATCCACCAATAAGTGCCTTTACAAAACCTGTTTTTGGGTCCATTGCAACAAGCGCAGCCTGCAATCCATCGTATTTTTTCTTAAGCGACAATATGCCGCTTTTTACAGCTATGAATGCGAAGCGCTGAAGTTTGGTATCAAGTGTTGTGTAAACCTTTAAACCACTCTTGTAAACTATCTCTTCTCCATATCTCTTTATAAGCCATGTTCTTATGTAATCGGTGAAATATGGAGCAATAATCAATCCAAATAGATTGGCTGATGGTTTCTGCAAAACTATTTTTGCATTCATTGCTTTCTTATACTGAGCCAAGCTTATAAAGTGATTCTCATACATCCTTCTTAAAACATAGATTGTTCTCTTTCTCGCTCTTTGTGGATGTTTGTATGGGTTGTAATAGCTTGGAGCTGCGACAAGTCCTGCAAGAAGTGCGCTTTGAGCTATTGTTAAGTCCTTTGCATGTGTGTTGAAGTATGTTCTTGCTGCTGCTTCAACGCCCCATGCTCCATCACCGAAATAGACTGTATTCAGATAGAGCTCTAATATCTTATCCTTTGACAACTCTTTTTCTAATCTGTATGCTAAGATTATCTCTTTTACTTTTCTTTTTATTGTTCTTGCAGGTGTTAGATAGATATTTTTTACAAGCTGTTGTGTTATTGTGCTGCCACCTTGAATAATCTTGCCCTGCATTATATCGACAACTAACGCCCTTACTATGCCAACGATATCTATTGCTCCATGCTCGTAAAATCTGGCATCTTCAGCAGCCAAAATAGCATATCTCATCCAGGGTGATATTTGGCTGAGTTTGACGGGAATTCTGTTTTGCAGACCAAATCTTGCTATCAGTTTTCCGTCTGATGAGTAAACCTTTGTTGGAAGTGGTAGCATTTTTACCGAGACTATTTTGTTAAAATCACCACGAACACTAATATAAACAGATGCAAGATATATACCTGCGGCTATAAAACCTATAACGACAACAGTCGAAATCGTGTATAGAAGAAACTTTAAAAAAGCCTTCAAAATTCTTTTCACTGCTTAAGCCTTATTTTGTAAGATAAGAACAGATCTGTGTTAAACCAAGCCATTTTATCCTTCTTTTTTAGGATAATTTTCAAATAGTACTGAATACCAGTAAGACTGCCCTTTTGAGCTTGAATAATCGCCTTTGCGACATAGGAGTTAAAGAAGTTTGCACCCTTAAGAATTGATTTTGTAAAGAAGTTGTCGGCTATGTCTGGATAACCACTTAGAAGGTATGCAACACCAAGCTTGTAATAATCTTCGGCAGAGTAAACCTTTATGTTATACATGGACTCATACGCTTTTTGCGGTTCGTTATCAAGCAGATATATTGTTGCCATTGTCCTTCTTAAGAAGTCGTTTTTATATTCGTTATATAAATAGTTGCAGATAGTCTCCAAACTTGAAGCATCCCAGTAAATATGCATGCTCTCTTCAAATGGTTTTTGAATGGATAGATAATCTGTATCCTGATTTAATGCTGCCCTAAACAGTAAAAACACCTTCTTTTCGTAATCGTTTAGCTTTTTTATCCTGTCCATGTTGAAATTTACTTTATCGATTATGTAATCGGCAAATATGCTCAAATCCTTTAGTTTTTCTTGAGACTCTTCATCTAACGACTTAACCCTTTGACCAAAAGAGTTCAGATATTTCATAGCATCCATATGCTTTCCATTTACCTGCTTTACAACAAACATACCCAAATACGGCAGTGGAAAGAGTGGATATGTTGAGATGAGCCGTTGGAAATACTCACTTGCTCCATCAACATCGTGGTTTTTTAGGCTCATTACCCCGGCATCGTATATCAGAATTGGGTTTGAAGGAACCCTGCTTAAAGCAAGCTTGTAATATTGAAGGGACTTCTTATAGTCGCCTTCTAAAAAGAACTTTGAAGCATATTGAGAAAGCAGAACGGCTTCAGAAAATTTGGCAGCTTTCATAAACTCATCAGCCGCCTTTTGTGGCAGGCCAAGGCTCTGATAAACAGCTCCAAGCTGGAGATTTGGCGTTGCTTTATCTGGCAGTATGCTAACAGGCTGAAGATACATGTTTAGAATCTCTGCTGCCATAACAAAGTTGAGATTCTGCCTTATTGAATAACTTTCAACCGTAAGTGGTGAGCTAACTTCTGGGATTATCTTGAAGTGTTCAAAGCAAGCCTTGTAAAACTTATCGTTTAAGTTTAAAAATTTTTCTGCTGCTTCAAACTTATTATCCCTTAGCAACAGAAAGAAGGCAAGATAATTCTTGCATGGTATTTTAGAGATGTCCATATAATACATCTTCGGCACTTTCTTTAATGCTTCTTTGTATTGGTTATTTTGCGTCTCTATAAGTGAAAGGTTGTAATAGACACTTCCCATCGGATACAGACTTATCGCCTTTTTTAAATACTTTAAGGCACCTTTAACATTTCCCTGTTTTAAATAGTAATCACCAGCTAAAGATAGAAGCAGTGGAGAGTTTGGATATTCGGCTAAAAGTTTGAATACTTCATCTGTCTTATTGTCAACAACATAGTCGTAATATGTCTGCATAAGTTGTATATCTTTAAAGTCCAATTTTCTTCTTTTTAGCTCATCTATCATGTTTTGTGCACTTTTATAATCCTTCAAAGCCATGTAAATCCTAAAAAGATTAACATAACCGTTTATGTAATTTGGATTGTTGTGAATGGCAAGCAGAAGATAATCTTTTGTCTTATCAAACAGATACTCTTTGGCCTTTTCAACATCGCCCATTTTTAGATAGATATATGCTATGCCGTAATATGAGACATACAAATCGACAGTTGCCTGTTTAAGCTGCTGTATAGCTTCTTTGTATTTGCCTTTCTCCTGCAGTCTCATTGCATTTATGAAATGAACATCGACTATCGGATTGTAAGCTTTTGGAAGTTCTATCTTTTTCTTTTTTGGCTTCTTTTTTACTATCTCTTTTTTTGGTGGTGGTTTGGGTTTAGGTTGTGGACTCTTTTTGTGAAAAACGAAAAAAAGCAGGAGAGCAACAACCAAAACAGCTGCTGCTATCCCGCCTATTAAGAGCGTTTTTTTGCTCTTTTTGGGTTTCTCTTCTAACTGTTTTTCTTCTTTCTCTTCTTCGGCTTCTACACCTTCTTCTGTCTCTTCGGGCTGGGTCTCTTCTATCTCTTCCTGCTGCTCTTCTTCATCTTCTATTACTATGACTTCTTCATCATCTTGTTTTAGGTCTTTCTCTTCTTCTGCCATATCACTTTATCTTTTCGACAAACTCCTTAAGCCTTTTTATGCCTTCCTGTATGTCTTCAAGACTCGTAGCAAAAGACATTCTTAAAAATCTATCATCGCCAAATGCAATACCCGGAACAACAGCAACATGATGATGCTCAAGCAAAAGCTCTGCAAAATCCATAGAACCGTTTATCTTTTTGCCTTCATACTCCTTGCCAAAGAATGAAGATATGTTAGGGAATACATAAAACGCACCCTTTGGTTTGAAGCAGCTTATTCCTTCTATGCTGTTTAATGCATCGACAATGTAATCCCTTCTCTTTTCAAACTGAACTCTCATCTTCTCAACACTGTCCTGGTCTCCTGTTAGAGCTTCTAAAGCTGCACACTGAGCAATAGAAGTTGGGTTTGAAGTGCTCTGAGACTGCAGTTTTATCATTGCTCCTATAACTTCTGCATCGCCGCAAGTGTATCCTATTCTCCAGCCTGTCATGGAGTATGTTTTGCTTACACCGTTTACAACGAGTGTTCTCTCGTATGCGTAATCGCTCAATGTTGCCATACTTACAGGCTTATATCCATCAAATACGATATCTTCGTAAATCTCATCAGACACAAGCCATATATCATTCTTTTCGGCAAGCTCAACGATAAACTTCAAATCGTCAACCGTGTATGTTGCACCTGTCGGGTTTGTTGGGTTATTTACCCAAATCATCTTTGTTTTGGGTGTTATAGCCTTTTCAAGCTGCTCTTTAGTTGGCACAAAGCCATTCTCTTCTGTTGTATTAACGATAACAGCTTTTCCGCCAACATAACTTACTATTGCTTCGTATGTCACCCAGTATGGAGCTATTATTATTACTTCGTCTCCTTCTTCAAGCATTACGGCAGCTATGTTGAATAGAGCATGTTTTGCTCCGACAGATATGCATACATTCTCCCTTTTATACTCAAGGCCGTTTTTGTTTTTCTCTTTCTCAACAACAGCATCTCTTAACTCATTTATACCGCCAGCCGCCGTATATTTTGTAAATCCATCAGCAATTGATTTTACAGCTGCCATTTTGATGTTATCAGGCGTGTCAAAGTCTGGCTCACCTGCCGAGAAGTTGATAACATTTACACCCGCTGCCCTTAACTCCTTTGCCTTTGCACTGATACCAATAGTCATGGAAGGCTGTATTAAGCCTATCCTTCTGTTGAGCTTTGGTCTGCTCATATTTTTCCACTCCTTTCGGAAAGTTTTTTGCTCATTGCTTCTATTACAACTTCTGGAACGAATTTAGAGATATCCCCACCGTTAAAAAAGACATCCTTTACAATCGATGAGCTGACAAACGAATACTTTATGTAAGGCATCATGTATATCATCTCAACTTCGCTGTTAAGTCTTCTGTTCATAAAGGCCATCTGAAGTTCGTATTCGAAGTCTCCGACTGCTCTTAAGCCTCTTACTATTACTTTGGCCTTTTCCTGCCTTGCAAAATCAACAAGTAAGCCTTTGACACCTTTTACTTCTATACCGTGAAGCTCGCTATCTGACTCAACAACTCTTTTTGTCAATTCAACTCTCTCTTCAAAGCTAAACAAAGGGATTTTTCCTGCATTTATTGCAACGGCTATGATAATCTTGTCAAATATATTTTTGGCTCGTTTTATAATGTCGATATGCCCGTTTGTGATTGGGTCGAATGTGCCGGGAACAATAGCAACAACTTCACTCATAATCAACTCCAAAATAATCAAGCATATTTTTGCCGAATGTTCGACTCTTAAACTTCTTAAAATCTCTAAAACTGTCGAAGAGATTTGTCTTTTTATCGTGCTCAACACAAACAATGGCTTCAGGATTTATCACATCAAACAGCTTAAACAGAAACTCGTTTATCTCATAATCGTAAGGCGGGTCAACATAAGCAATGGTTATCTCTTTAAGAACGGGATTACTTAAAAAGTCAACGGCGTCGCTCTTTATCACTTCTGCATTTTCAAAATCTTTGACATTCTTCTTGATTAGACTAATGCTCTCCTTCGATTTATCAACAAACACAACCTTCTTTGCACCACGAGAGAGTGCTTCTGTCCCTATGGAGCCACATCCTGCAAATAGGTCTAAAAATACACTGTCTTCAATCAATCCCATCATCGTATCAAAGAACGACTTTCTGACGATGCTACGCGTTGGTCTTAAAAGCTGATTCCTTTTAAAATAGAGCTTCTTATATTTTGTTTTACCTGCTATTACTCTCATCGCACCTTCTAATTAGACTAAATTTTTCCACCTTTTCAGGTATCCTAATATACACAATTTCGTTGGGATTTCCATAACTTTTTTTGTTAAACTCTTCATCATACATCTCATCTATAACAACTCTTCTAACATCAAGGCCTAAGGAGAAAATCTCATACTCTCCGGGCTCAAACCTGTTTCTTATACCAACCCTGTAAAAATCACCTTCCCTTCCAAGTATTACACCTTTAAACTTGCAGTTGCGTATGTATCCAGAAGACTTTAGATACTGTTTTGGCTCACCTTTGTAAAATCCCAAAGAGTAAGGCCTATGGCTAACCTTCTTCAGCTCGCTCATATAAAAATCTATTTTTTCTTCAAAATCCTTGCCGTTTAAAATCGTATCTATCGCATCTCTATAGACAGCCGTTGTTATAGCAACATAATAGACGCTCTTCATTCTGCCTTCTATCTTAAAAGAGCTAACACCTGCATCTATAAGCTCATTCAGAATAGGAAGGGCACACATATCGCAAGAGTTAAAAATAAATGTCCCTTCAGGATGCTCTTCAACTTCCATAGGCTCTGAAGGCCTTTTTTCTTCAATAACCGTATATCTCCATCTGCAGCTTTGGGCACAATCACCGGCGTTTGCACTCCTTCCTGTCAAATAGGCGCTCAAAAAACACCTACCAGAATAGGCCATACACATAGCACCGTGAACAAACGCTTCAAGTTCAAGATTTACACTCTTTTTAAATCTCCTTATATCTTCAAGCGTCAACTCCCTTGCAAGCACAACTCTTTCGACCCTAAACTTTTTTAAGAAGTTGGCAGCATAAGAGTTTGTTATATTTGCCTGCGTGCTTATATGAATGGGAATTTCTGTAAACTCATTAACAAGACTCAATACTCCCAAATCGCTAACTAAAACGGCATCAGGCGGGTAGTTGTTTAAAAACTTTAAAAAATCAACAAACTCATCTATCTCTTTATCAAACAGATAGGAATTTAAAGTCAAATAGAGCTTTCTTTTTGCTTTATGTGTAAACCTTAATGCTTCTATATACTCATCCTTTCCTAAATTACCTGCTCTGCTTCTTAAACCAAACTGCTTGTATCCACAATATACGGCATCTGCTCCGTAATTTATGGCAAACTTCAGTTTCTCTAAATTGCCAGCAGGTGCCAAAAGCTCAACACTTGAGACTTTCATGGAAAGGGATTTTAGCAAAAGAGAAGTCAAGGTCAATCGTTTTTATCTGGTTTTACACCGTAATAGTGAAGAGCAAATTCCATTATCTTTGCAAACAATGGCGCTGCAACTTCGCCACCATAAATGCTTCCCTTTGGATTGAATATAGATACAACAACGACAAATCTGGGATTTTCAAAAGGCGCAAAGCCTGCAAAACTTGCAACATACTCCTTCTGATATTTGCCTTTTTTTGCAATCTGGGCTGTTCCTGTCTTTCCAGCTGTTTTGTAGTCTTTAAGCTGAGCTTTTTTGCCCGTTCCGTATATTACAACATCTCTAAGAATCTCTCTTACTTTTTTGACGGTTTCTGGTTTCAAAATCCTTTCTCTTTTGGGTCTAAACTCAAAGATTACCTTATTATCATTAAACATCTTCTCAATAAAATGCGGTTTTACCTTAAATCCACCGTTTGCTATCGCACTATACATATCTGCAAGTTGAATCTCTGTTACACCAATTCCTTGGCCAAAAGCCATATTTGCCAAATCAACATCTCCAACATTGAATATATCCTTAACGATACCCTTCGACTCAGAGATCGTATCTATACCTGTTTTTTGACCCAAACCAAATTTATAAAGGTATCTGTAAAATATCTTCTTACCCAATTTCAAGGCAATCTTTGCACTTCCAATGTTGCTTGAGAAAACAAACACATTTTTAAAGCTTAGGTATTTAAACCTGTGAACATCGTGTATAATTTTGTTTTTTACTCTCCACCTGCCCTTTTCACAGTAAATAATCTCATTACCTTTGAATATACCGCTGTCTAAGGCTGCAGACATAGTAAGCAGTTTAAACACACTTCCCGGCTCAAAAACATCGCTTACAGCTCTGTTTTTTATATCCTTGTAAGGATATTCCCAATAGTGATTGTTATCGTAAAACGGATATGAATCCATTGCTATAATGCTACCATCGTAAGGATTCATAACAATAACAGAACCTTTTTCGGCTTTAAACTTATCTATCGTCTCCTTTAAGGATTTATGCACAAAATCCTGTATGTCTTCATTTATTGATATTTGAATGTTTGTGCCGTGTGGCAGTATAACCGTATTGAGTTTTCTAAATGCGTCTAATGCGACACTCTCCTTCAAAGTTGGCGCAGCAAGATACTGATTGTAATAGTTTTCAAGCCCTTCTGCTCCCTTACCGTTCTTAAAACAGAAGCCAATTATATGGGCTGAAAACTCA
This genomic stretch from Hippea alviniae EP5-r harbors:
- a CDS encoding magnesium chelatase domain-containing protein is translated as MFISLKSAVIEGIDAIPISIEIDAAKGLPSLNIIGLASGAAKESKDRAIHVLKNSGIELPPKKITINLAPADLKKETSAVDLPIALGLASISENLKIDTEGFLFAAELSLNGILRPVKGIFPMGVLAKEKGLKLIVSKENEKEAALSGVETYGFDTFSEVLGFLLGKVKKNKSSLNIELVKAKGDYDLDFADVKGQFKVKRAITIAAAGFHNVLMIGTPGVGKSMIAKRIPTILPEMSEDEILTTTKIYSVCGFLNNDNPIITTRPFRAPHSGSSDVSLIGGGCRIHYFLRLYKSYCDSTKVNETLRGRFS
- a CDS encoding fibronectin type III domain-containing protein, whose translation is MKRLFLLMVSVLLLTSCATLNRQPTVITDLPVVKGITAKSGIRSVGLSWQPVMDSRVKGYLIYRAPSETGPFERIAKIDGRLKTNYVDDGGFLKHLEDNTTYFYKIVVYSDKGIGPSSRIVAATTLPPPKSPTQIQATSGLPRMVAIRWQPPKDNTVVAYNIYRSTKKDGPYKKIGRVNGYVNTLYIDKGLKDGKTYYYSVASVNYKGVEGELLAIAKATTKFKPLPPSNLTATIAGAGKLKIFWWPSPTADVVKYRIYRSTTDNYDTFSMVGEVPSKDLSFVDSGLKPGKKYYYYITSVDKDGLESKPSKIYGFMTKPLPLPPTGISVKQVGKSVVLNWDKGSNDTVKYEVFRRHFLIFTQKIAETTNTYYTDNTVSPNTTYYYYVKSVDKYGQESEPSPEVKIEVK
- a CDS encoding RluA family pseudouridine synthase, with protein sequence MKMQSSDIEIHSIEDIYIGKRIDKVISEILDIPRNQIQQYIKEGLIRVCDKTPEKSYKLKKDDCLKITIPPPKELKITPEDAPIRIIYEDEWIVVVDKPAGIVVHPGAAEEKISVVSALLFRDIKLSNIGAPLRPGVVHRIDKDTSGIIVLAKNDKAHFHLANQFFVHSIDRRYIGITACNMKAASGKIEKAIARHRTNRKIFSVSENGKPAITHYKVLKKLENMDVVMFKLETGRTHQIRVHMKAIGCPLLGDAVYGKRSRLIDRQALHAFMLKFKHPFDERIMSFYSKLPEDMKKVIGGGKS
- a CDS encoding penicillin-binding protein 1A is translated as MKRILKAFLKFLLYTISTVVVIGFIAAGIYLASVYISVRGDFNKIVSVKMLPLPTKVYSSDGKLIARFGLQNRIPVKLSQISPWMRYAILAAEDARFYEHGAIDIVGIVRALVVDIMQGKIIQGGSTITQQLVKNIYLTPARTIKRKVKEIILAYRLEKELSKDKILELYLNTVYFGDGAWGVEAAARTYFNTHAKDLTIAQSALLAGLVAAPSYYNPYKHPQRARKRTIYVLRRMYENHFISLAQYKKAMNAKIVLQKPSANLFGLIIAPYFTDYIRTWLIKRYGEEIVYKSGLKVYTTLDTKLQRFAFIAVKSGILSLKKKYDGLQAALVAMDPKTGFVKALIGGFDYSKSQFNRALQAERQPGSSFKPIIYLTALTEGYLPDDTIADRPIVFRFDGKEWRPQNYERVFHGTVTLMYALVHSVNVATINLLNAVGIGNVIRMAHQLGIKEKIPYNLSIALGSLSVKPIEMVRAYAAFDNYGLLPKPIFITKIVDKYGHVIYQAKPILKRVFDTTDGYILTGMLKNVILYGTGRAARVIKRPLAGKTGTTSNYRDAWFIGYSPSLVCGVWVGYDDNRMIFKGATGARAALPIWIKFMSAALSDKPVETFPIPKGITPQIIQMLSRPPENPEDLQNNQPTIQQLYEDAIQ
- a CDS encoding tetratricopeptide repeat protein, with amino-acid sequence MAEEEKDLKQDDEEVIVIEDEEEQQEEIEETQPEETEEGVEAEEEKEEKQLEEKPKKSKKTLLIGGIAAAVLVVALLLFFVFHKKSPQPKPKPPPKKEIVKKKPKKKKIELPKAYNPIVDVHFINAMRLQEKGKYKEAIQQLKQATVDLYVSYYGIAYIYLKMGDVEKAKEYLFDKTKDYLLLAIHNNPNYINGYVNLFRIYMALKDYKSAQNMIDELKRRKLDFKDIQLMQTYYDYVVDNKTDEVFKLLAEYPNSPLLLSLAGDYYLKQGNVKGALKYLKKAISLYPMGSVYYNLSLIETQNNQYKEALKKVPKMYYMDISKIPCKNYLAFFLLLRDNKFEAAEKFLNLNDKFYKACFEHFKIIPEVSSPLTVESYSIRQNLNFVMAAEILNMYLQPVSILPDKATPNLQLGAVYQSLGLPQKAADEFMKAAKFSEAVLLSQYASKFFLEGDYKKSLQYYKLALSRVPSNPILIYDAGVMSLKNHDVDGASEYFQRLISTYPLFPLPYLGMFVVKQVNGKHMDAMKYLNSFGQRVKSLDEESQEKLKDLSIFADYIIDKVNFNMDRIKKLNDYEKKVFLLFRAALNQDTDYLSIQKPFEESMHIYWDASSLETICNYLYNEYKNDFLRRTMATIYLLDNEPQKAYESMYNIKVYSAEDYYKLGVAYLLSGYPDIADNFFTKSILKGANFFNSYVAKAIIQAQKGSLTGIQYYLKIILKKKDKMAWFNTDLFLSYKIRLKQ
- a CDS encoding pyridoxal phosphate-dependent aminotransferase yields the protein MSRPKLNRRIGLIQPSMTIGISAKAKELRAAGVNVINFSAGEPDFDTPDNIKMAAVKSIADGFTKYTAAGGINELRDAVVEKEKNKNGLEYKRENVCISVGAKHALFNIAAVMLEEGDEVIIIAPYWVTYEAIVSYVGGKAVIVNTTEENGFVPTKEQLEKAITPKTKMIWVNNPTNPTGATYTVDDLKFIVELAEKNDIWLVSDEIYEDIVFDGYKPVSMATLSDYAYERTLVVNGVSKTYSMTGWRIGYTCGDAEVIGAMIKLQSQSTSNPTSIAQCAALEALTGDQDSVEKMRVQFEKRRDYIVDALNSIEGISCFKPKGAFYVFPNISSFFGKEYEGKKINGSMDFAELLLEHHHVAVVPGIAFGDDRFLRMSFATSLEDIQEGIKRLKEFVEKIK
- the coaD gene encoding pantetheine-phosphate adenylyltransferase; its protein translation is MSEVVAIVPGTFDPITNGHIDIIKRAKNIFDKIIIAVAINAGKIPLFSFEERVELTKRVVESDSELHGIEVKGVKGLLVDFARQEKAKVIVRGLRAVGDFEYELQMAFMNRRLNSEVEMIYMMPYIKYSFVSSSIVKDVFFNGGDISKFVPEVVIEAMSKKLSERSGKI
- the rsmD gene encoding 16S rRNA (guanine(966)-N(2))-methyltransferase RsmD, translated to MRVIAGKTKYKKLYFKRNQLLRPTRSIVRKSFFDTMMGLIEDSVFLDLFAGCGSIGTEALSRGAKKVVFVDKSKESISLIKKNVKDFENAEVIKSDAVDFLSNPVLKEITIAYVDPPYDYEINEFLFKLFDVINPEAIVCVEHDKKTNLFDSFRDFKKFKSRTFGKNMLDYFGVDYE